A genomic stretch from Paenibacillus sp. includes:
- a CDS encoding ArsR/SmtB family transcription factor, which translates to MIHIKELRSGLNIFKALSSEIRIEILGLLTKYESLNLNELAEKLNLTNGAVTMHIKKLEESGLIEITTAVGKHGIQKICYLNEDMLTVELKSKEAENLYEYEIKVGHYCDFHAEPTCGLATKDSIIGEFDDPRYFADPQHINAGIVWLSKGFLAYRIPNYLKANQEFNELQFILELSSEAPSYNNHWPSDIEFYINDTKLGIWTSPGDFGGIKGNYNPDWWPPHLNQYGMIKLLRVNKEGSFIDGCRISDVTIHDLNLTMKSEIKFKIAVAEEGNTGGLTIYGKHFGNYNQDIIARVLYDVTK; encoded by the coding sequence GTGATCCATATCAAAGAGCTGCGTTCCGGTTTGAATATATTCAAAGCCCTCAGCTCGGAAATTCGCATCGAGATCCTCGGGCTTTTAACGAAATACGAAAGCTTGAATCTGAACGAGCTGGCGGAGAAGCTGAACTTGACGAACGGCGCCGTTACGATGCATATCAAGAAGCTGGAGGAGAGCGGGCTGATCGAAATTACGACCGCGGTCGGCAAGCACGGCATCCAGAAAATTTGTTATTTGAACGAAGACATGCTGACCGTGGAATTGAAGAGCAAAGAAGCGGAGAATTTGTACGAGTACGAAATCAAGGTCGGCCATTATTGCGACTTTCATGCGGAGCCGACCTGCGGCTTGGCTACGAAGGATTCGATTATCGGGGAGTTCGACGATCCGCGGTATTTCGCCGATCCGCAGCATATTAACGCCGGCATCGTTTGGCTGAGCAAAGGGTTTCTCGCCTACCGGATCCCGAACTACTTGAAGGCGAATCAGGAGTTCAACGAGCTGCAGTTTATTTTGGAGCTAAGCTCCGAAGCGCCGAGCTACAACAACCATTGGCCGTCGGACATCGAGTTTTACATTAATGATACGAAGCTGGGCATCTGGACATCCCCGGGCGACTTCGGCGGCATCAAGGGCAATTACAATCCGGACTGGTGGCCGCCGCATTTGAACCAATACGGCATGATCAAGCTGCTCCGCGTGAACAAGGAAGGCTCGTTCATCGACGGCTGCCGCATTTCCGACGTGACGATCCACGATTTGAACTTGACGATGAAGTCGGAGATCAAGTTCAAAATCGCCGTCGCCGAGGAGGGCAACACGGGCGGGCTGACGATTTACGGCAAGCATTTCGGCAATTACAATCAAGACATTATCGCGCGAGTGCTTTACGACGTGACGAAATAA
- a CDS encoding NRDE family protein — translation MCLILFAYKMHPTYRLIVAANRDEFYERPTAPAHYWEDAPHVLAGRDLLKMGTWMGVTTSGRFAALTNYRDPAEETRGRRSRGEVVADFLKGTASPEAFAAAASSRRELYPGYNLLAGDADELYYYSNVADDARKLPPGIYGVSNHLLDTPWPKVERGKAGLAEAIQGSGGGLAERLFDVLRDAEPAPDERLPSTGVPLDWERLLSPIFIRSPERGYGTRSSTVILAADDAIHFRERVVAQDRAEERRFDVPIRRRG, via the coding sequence TTGTGCTTAATTTTATTCGCATATAAGATGCATCCGACGTACCGGCTCATCGTGGCCGCGAATCGGGATGAGTTTTACGAACGGCCCACCGCGCCGGCGCATTATTGGGAGGACGCTCCGCACGTGTTGGCCGGCAGAGATTTGCTGAAGATGGGGACGTGGATGGGCGTGACGACGTCCGGACGCTTCGCGGCGCTGACGAATTACCGCGACCCGGCGGAGGAGACGCGGGGCCGGAGGTCTCGCGGCGAAGTCGTCGCCGATTTTCTGAAGGGGACGGCGTCCCCCGAAGCTTTCGCCGCCGCCGCCTCGAGCCGCCGGGAGCTGTACCCGGGTTACAACTTGCTGGCGGGGGACGCCGACGAGCTTTACTATTATTCGAACGTCGCGGACGACGCCCGGAAGCTGCCGCCCGGCATTTACGGCGTCAGCAACCATCTGCTCGATACGCCATGGCCGAAAGTGGAGCGAGGCAAGGCGGGACTGGCGGAAGCGATCCAGGGGAGCGGCGGGGGGCTCGCCGAGCGGCTGTTCGACGTGCTCCGGGATGCGGAGCCCGCTCCGGACGAACGGCTCCCTAGCACAGGCGTTCCGCTGGATTGGGAGCGGCTGCTTTCGCCGATCTTTATCCGGAGCCCCGAACGCGGTTACGGCACGAGGAGCTCGACGGTCATCTTGGCGGCGGACGACGCGATTCATTTCCGGGAGCGGGTCGTCGCGCAGGACCGCGCGGAGGAGCGGCGCTTCGATGTGCCGATTCGGCGGCGGGGCTGA
- a CDS encoding short chain dehydrogenase — MRILLIGATGAIGSAVYKDLVQRHEVVTAGRSTGDVQVEIASAESIAAMFEQVGCVDAVVSTPGAAYFGALSELTPEKNEIAIQNKLKGQINLVLLGHPYVADRGSFTLTTGIIMDDPVAGGASAAMASGGVKAFVQAAAIEMPREIRINNVSPNVLEVSSKKYEPYFPGFIPVSSERVAQAFRKSVEGAQTGKTYTVY; from the coding sequence ATGAGGATCCTATTGATTGGCGCGACCGGAGCGATCGGCAGCGCAGTGTATAAAGATTTGGTGCAACGGCACGAAGTGGTCACGGCGGGGCGCAGCACGGGAGACGTCCAAGTCGAGATCGCGTCCGCGGAGAGCATTGCGGCTATGTTCGAACAGGTCGGCTGCGTGGATGCGGTCGTTAGTACGCCTGGGGCTGCATACTTCGGCGCCTTGTCGGAGTTGACGCCGGAGAAGAACGAGATCGCGATCCAGAACAAACTGAAGGGCCAGATCAATCTAGTGCTGCTGGGGCATCCCTACGTAGCGGATCGAGGCAGCTTTACGCTTACGACGGGAATCATTATGGACGATCCGGTCGCAGGGGGCGCATCCGCCGCTATGGCCAGCGGGGGAGTCAAGGCTTTCGTACAAGCTGCGGCGATTGAAATGCCAAGGGAAATCCGAATTAATAACGTAAGCCCGAATGTATTGGAGGTATCGTCGAAAAAGTACGAACCCTATTTCCCCGGCTTCATCCCGGTATCTTCCGAAAGGGTGGCGCAAGCCTTCCGTAAGAGCGTAGAGGGAGCGCAAACCGGAAAAACGTATACGGTGTATTAA
- a CDS encoding thioredoxin family protein yields MIEHVRDVDFDSFIGRQGIAIVEFWAEWCPLCKQMESVLQRLDDTYASKVRIAKVNVEHEQATAETYGVQSLPTLLIFREGTLIGRVTGFVPYEALDEALANLPD; encoded by the coding sequence ATGATCGAACATGTCCGAGATGTCGATTTTGATTCATTCATAGGTCGGCAAGGCATTGCGATCGTTGAATTTTGGGCGGAATGGTGCCCCTTGTGCAAGCAAATGGAGAGCGTGCTTCAACGGTTGGACGATACGTACGCTTCCAAGGTTCGAATCGCAAAGGTAAACGTAGAGCATGAACAAGCGACAGCGGAAACGTACGGGGTGCAGAGCTTGCCGACTTTGTTAATTTTTCGCGAGGGGACGCTCATCGGCAGGGTAACGGGGTTTGTACCTTACGAAGCTTTAGATGAGGCGCTGGCGAACCTGCCGGATTAA
- a CDS encoding heavy-metal-associated domain-containing protein, with the protein MKEVTIQIEGMSCKSCAAKIEKAIASVKGVAGAVDFAGKSAKVEFVSSESSVHDVIESIQRLGYRARSAT; encoded by the coding sequence ATGAAAGAGGTCACGATTCAAATCGAAGGTATGAGCTGCAAATCCTGCGCGGCAAAAATCGAAAAGGCGATCGCTTCCGTGAAAGGCGTCGCGGGGGCCGTCGATTTTGCGGGAAAATCCGCCAAGGTCGAATTCGTCAGCTCGGAATCTAGCGTTCACGATGTGATCGAAAGCATTCAGCGTCTCGGCTATCGGGCGAGGTCGGCGACATGA
- a CDS encoding metal-sensitive transcriptional regulator: MKHEAEPSQAVCCSPSEGERKSCHSDRAKNNLISRLNRIEGQIRGVKGLIERNSYCDDVLHQIASVQSALNSVGKVLLEHHLKSCVIDRIQEGDDMVVAELLGTIHKLMKR, encoded by the coding sequence ATGAAACACGAGGCGGAGCCCTCCCAGGCTGTCTGTTGTTCCCCCTCCGAAGGCGAACGCAAAAGCTGCCATTCGGATCGAGCGAAGAACAATCTAATCAGCCGATTAAACCGAATCGAGGGACAAATTCGAGGCGTTAAGGGCCTTATTGAAAGAAATTCGTATTGCGACGATGTGTTACATCAAATCGCTTCCGTTCAATCCGCATTGAACAGCGTCGGGAAAGTGTTGCTCGAGCATCACCTGAAGAGCTGCGTCATCGATCGAATCCAAGAAGGCGATGACATGGTTGTCGCAGAGCTTCTAGGGACGATTCATAAGCTGATGAAGCGATAA
- a CDS encoding MFS transporter, whose amino-acid sequence MSQPQYTLQMKKGLSRGAVTSIYLLGIFMGAIDHGIVGPALSSILEAFGVNAQWGVWSFTIYTLLFAVSIPVLGKLSDRFGRKQTFQFGIALFALGSIIAAFATSFPMFLLGRAVQAVGTGGIFPITGAQIAMSYPPEQRGKMMGLIGMVFGLGTILGPILGGVMLERLAWQWIFLINVPISILILFGTTAIRQEQQQIRKPIDVLGILVLAGAILSLMLGITLKNGYFLAALLVWIPLLVIVERKSIDPVMNLQYFTRSRTLVLLASSSISGFVMASATNMIPFFSETVLGMSKGEAGMSVAPLAAASVAASLAGGFLVDKVGAKRVLLLGFGITLAAGAVLASDISSLAVFYPLIAAMGFGIGIVIGAPLNVLMLQAVDPKETGAAVGYISLFRSMGSTLGPTMAGLFLALYPNGFAVLFLTSSIVSAVSVVLLLLFLRGKVQTQRG is encoded by the coding sequence ATGTCGCAACCACAGTATACCTTGCAAATGAAGAAAGGATTATCCAGAGGGGCGGTAACCTCCATCTACTTGCTCGGAATTTTCATGGGGGCAATAGATCACGGGATTGTCGGTCCGGCGCTAAGTTCGATCCTGGAAGCTTTCGGCGTGAATGCACAGTGGGGCGTCTGGAGCTTTACGATTTACACGCTTCTTTTTGCGGTGAGCATCCCGGTGCTCGGGAAGCTTTCGGATCGATTCGGACGGAAACAGACGTTTCAATTCGGCATCGCGCTATTCGCGCTTGGTTCCATCATCGCCGCCTTCGCGACGAGCTTCCCGATGTTTTTATTGGGACGCGCCGTGCAGGCCGTCGGAACGGGCGGCATCTTCCCGATCACCGGCGCGCAGATCGCGATGTCTTACCCGCCGGAACAACGCGGCAAAATGATGGGGCTGATCGGCATGGTGTTCGGCCTGGGGACGATTCTTGGCCCGATCCTGGGCGGCGTCATGCTCGAACGGTTGGCGTGGCAGTGGATATTCCTGATTAACGTCCCGATTTCGATTTTGATTTTGTTCGGAACGACGGCCATTCGCCAGGAGCAGCAGCAGATACGTAAGCCGATCGATGTATTAGGAATCTTAGTTCTTGCAGGTGCAATCTTGTCCCTGATGCTGGGAATTACGCTGAAGAACGGTTACTTCCTAGCCGCCTTGCTGGTGTGGATTCCGCTGCTTGTGATCGTCGAACGGAAATCGATCGACCCGGTGATGAACTTGCAGTACTTCACCCGTTCTCGAACGCTCGTGCTGCTGGCATCCTCGTCGATCTCGGGTTTCGTGATGGCATCCGCCACGAATATGATTCCCTTCTTCTCCGAAACCGTGCTCGGCATGAGCAAGGGGGAAGCGGGAATGAGCGTCGCGCCGCTCGCTGCGGCATCCGTCGCCGCATCTCTCGCCGGCGGTTTCCTGGTCGACAAAGTCGGCGCCAAACGCGTGCTTCTGCTGGGCTTCGGAATTACGTTGGCGGCCGGGGCGGTACTGGCGTCGGACATCTCGTCGCTGGCGGTGTTCTACCCGCTCATTGCCGCGATGGGCTTCGGTATCGGGATCGTCATCGGCGCTCCGCTGAACGTGTTAATGCTGCAAGCCGTCGATCCGAAAGAAACGGGTGCGGCGGTGGGGTATATCAGCTTGTTCCGCTCGATGGGCTCGACGCTCGGTCCGACGATGGCCGGTCTCTTCCTAGCGTTGTACCCGAACGGGTTCGCGGTCCTTTTCTTAACGAGCAGTATCGTTTCCGCCGTAAGCGTCGTATTGCTGTTGCTTTTCCTTAGAGGGAAGGTGCAAACGCAACGCGGTTAA
- a CDS encoding uroporphyrinogen-III synthase, giving the protein MVQVLEGKRIVLAGSRKLDELTSLIERKGGIALVRSLQGLTTFAADEVAPGLRAVAEQGADWMVFTTGTGLEALLAQAEALGIRERFMLQIRQSEAAARGYKTIALLKKLGVSPKVTDEDGTMQGLLAALEPYDFEGRRVFVQLHGEPVPSLIEFLEKRGAIVQQMLPYRHTPPETEQVLGLCRDIVDGAVDAVCFTTAVQVKYLFDFAAQQSMVETLRRAFSERVVAVAVGKVTAEALRAAGVDRVLQPGNERMGAMVVELGAYFSES; this is encoded by the coding sequence ATGGTACAAGTATTGGAAGGGAAACGAATCGTGCTGGCCGGTTCCAGAAAATTGGATGAGCTGACTTCCCTGATCGAGCGGAAAGGGGGAATCGCTCTCGTTCGTTCGCTGCAAGGACTGACGACGTTCGCGGCGGACGAAGTCGCCCCCGGCCTCCGTGCCGTGGCGGAGCAGGGCGCCGATTGGATGGTGTTCACGACGGGGACCGGTCTGGAGGCGCTGCTTGCGCAAGCCGAAGCGCTTGGCATTCGGGAGCGATTCATGCTTCAAATTCGGCAGTCCGAAGCGGCGGCCAGGGGCTACAAAACGATCGCCCTGCTGAAGAAACTCGGCGTATCTCCGAAGGTTACCGATGAGGACGGGACGATGCAAGGATTGCTGGCCGCGCTCGAGCCGTACGATTTCGAGGGGCGGCGCGTGTTCGTTCAGCTGCATGGGGAGCCGGTTCCGAGTCTTATTGAGTTTTTAGAAAAAAGAGGGGCGATCGTGCAGCAAATGCTCCCTTATCGGCATACGCCTCCGGAAACGGAGCAAGTGCTCGGCTTATGCCGGGACATCGTCGACGGCGCCGTGGATGCCGTATGTTTTACGACAGCGGTTCAAGTCAAATACTTGTTCGACTTCGCTGCTCAGCAATCTATGGTCGAAACGCTGAGGCGCGCGTTCTCGGAGCGCGTGGTCGCCGTCGCCGTAGGAAAAGTGACGGCGGAGGCGCTGCGCGCGGCGGGAGTCGACCGCGTGCTGCAGCCGGGCAATGAACGCATGGGCGCGATGGTCGTCGAATTGGGAGCGTATTTTTCTGAAAGCTAA
- a CDS encoding PLP-dependent aminotransferase family protein, with product MWKPDRTSKKPLYLQISEHIEQRISFGELPPGSLLPSERKLAEQLGVNRSTIVQAYEELRASGMIESMTGSGTRVSKHKWGMAPKQTPNWNRYVEGGTFLPNLPFMRRIREGIQRGDSFINFASGELSPDLSPNDSIQAILANEPFREPLNYGEPQGFLPLRISLTSYLKEQRGIHATDESILVTSGSQQSLYLITQCLLSPGDAIAIENPSYNYSLPMFQSAGLRLYGLPVDEYGVHPDDIRKLYLQHRIRMVFLNPNYQNPTGIVLSPERRAAVLDVCEQLGIPIVEDDPFSLTSFDEPSPPPLKTMDRNGSVIYIGSLSKVAASGLRIGWMVAPQSVIHRLADARLQMDFGLSIFPQWIAAHLLQSHEVDKHMQHLRASLKRRRDLLVDALRSELPDLLSFEIPKGGLNLWCKLVEPANDEHLLENGIKRAVLFVPGSVYGSEAGYVRFSYARPPEEDIETGVLRFAEALRATYERRI from the coding sequence TTGTGGAAACCGGATCGAACTAGCAAGAAACCTCTGTATCTTCAAATTTCCGAACATATCGAACAGCGCATCTCGTTCGGCGAGCTCCCCCCGGGCAGTCTCCTGCCGTCCGAGCGAAAGCTGGCGGAGCAGCTCGGGGTCAACCGCAGCACGATCGTACAAGCCTACGAAGAGCTGCGCGCCTCCGGAATGATCGAAAGCATGACCGGCAGCGGTACCCGGGTCAGCAAACATAAATGGGGCATGGCCCCGAAACAGACGCCGAATTGGAACCGCTACGTGGAAGGCGGCACGTTCTTGCCGAACCTCCCCTTCATGCGCCGAATCCGGGAAGGCATCCAGCGCGGCGATTCGTTCATCAACTTCGCCAGCGGAGAACTGTCGCCCGACTTGTCCCCGAACGATTCCATACAGGCCATTCTCGCGAACGAACCGTTCCGCGAACCGCTGAATTACGGCGAACCTCAGGGTTTTCTCCCTTTGCGCATCTCCTTAACATCTTACCTCAAGGAACAGCGAGGAATCCACGCGACGGACGAATCGATCCTCGTCACCTCGGGGTCGCAGCAATCGCTGTACTTGATCACGCAATGCCTGTTAAGCCCCGGGGATGCCATTGCCATCGAAAATCCGTCGTACAACTACTCGCTGCCGATGTTCCAATCCGCAGGTCTCCGTCTGTATGGACTGCCCGTGGACGAGTACGGCGTACATCCCGACGACATCCGCAAGCTGTACCTACAGCACCGAATTCGTATGGTGTTTCTCAACCCTAATTACCAGAACCCGACCGGCATCGTCCTTAGCCCCGAACGCAGAGCCGCCGTTCTGGACGTATGCGAACAGCTCGGCATTCCGATCGTCGAAGACGACCCGTTCAGCCTCACCTCGTTCGACGAGCCTTCTCCGCCGCCGCTGAAAACGATGGATCGGAACGGGAGCGTCATTTATATCGGATCGTTGTCCAAAGTGGCCGCTTCCGGCCTGCGCATCGGGTGGATGGTCGCGCCGCAATCCGTCATTCACCGGCTGGCGGACGCCAGGCTGCAGATGGACTTCGGACTCAGCATCTTTCCGCAGTGGATCGCGGCTCATCTGCTGCAGTCGCACGAAGTCGATAAGCACATGCAGCATCTCAGAGCGTCGCTGAAGCGGAGAAGGGATCTCCTTGTCGATGCGCTGCGCAGCGAGCTGCCCGATCTGCTTTCGTTCGAGATTCCGAAAGGCGGGCTGAACCTTTGGTGCAAGCTCGTCGAGCCCGCGAACGACGAACATCTCCTGGAGAACGGGATCAAGAGAGCGGTCCTGTTCGTTCCCGGCTCCGTTTACGGCTCTGAGGCGGGGT